A DNA window from Mus caroli chromosome 8, CAROLI_EIJ_v1.1, whole genome shotgun sequence contains the following coding sequences:
- the LOC110300441 gene encoding sperm-associated antigen 11-like isoform X1: MIPSLLPFFASLLFVALLFPAGLSSASSINHLVTEPPSFPKDEFPARGVNGSQLLPHRVKRLPPRTPPYYEPEPNYQIVNCKKSEGQCQEYCNFMETQVGYCSKKKEACCLHPF; this comes from the exons ATGATACCaagcctccttcctttctttgccaGTCTACTTTTTGTGGCCCTGCTGTTTCCAG CAGGGTTGTCCAGTGCCTCGTCCATTAACCACTTAGTCACTGAACCTCCCAGTTTCCCCAAGGACGAATTTCCTGCCCGAGGAGTAAATGGGTCTCAGTTGTTGCCTCACAGAGTGAAACGATTACCTCCACGCACCCCCCCTTACTATG AGCCTGAACCAAATTACCAAATTGTCAACTGCAAGAAAAGTGAAGGACAATGTCAAGAATACTGTAATTTCATGGAAACACAAGTGGGCTActgttcaaaaaagaaagaagcctgcTGCTTACATCCATTCTGA
- the LOC110300136 gene encoding beta-defensin 15-like, whose translation MDTVHDPRSPPGHEDIIISLCCSLLLVPAKNAFFDEKCSRISGRCTASCLKNEELVALCQKNLKCCVTVQPCGRSKSNQSDEGSGHMGTWG comes from the exons ATGGACACTGTGCATGACCCTCGCAGCCCTCCAGGTCATGAAGACattattatttctctttgctgttctcttcttttggttccag CCAAGAATGCATTTTTCGATGAGAAATGCAGCAGGATTAGTGGGAGATGCACAGCATCTTGTCTGAAGAACGAAGAACTCGTTGCTCTCTGCCAGAAGAATCTGAAGTGCTGTGTGACAGTCCAGCCCTGTGGAAGGAGCAAGAGCAACCAGTCAGATGAAGGCTCGGGCCACATGGGGACTTGGGGATGA
- the LOC110300441 gene encoding sperm-associated antigen 11-like isoform X2, with amino-acid sequence MIPSLLPFFASLLFVALLFPGLSSASSINHLVTEPPSFPKDEFPARGVNGSQLLPHRVKRLPPRTPPYYEPEPNYQIVNCKKSEGQCQEYCNFMETQVGYCSKKKEACCLHPF; translated from the exons ATGATACCaagcctccttcctttctttgccaGTCTACTTTTTGTGGCCCTGCTGTTTCCAG GGTTGTCCAGTGCCTCGTCCATTAACCACTTAGTCACTGAACCTCCCAGTTTCCCCAAGGACGAATTTCCTGCCCGAGGAGTAAATGGGTCTCAGTTGTTGCCTCACAGAGTGAAACGATTACCTCCACGCACCCCCCCTTACTATG AGCCTGAACCAAATTACCAAATTGTCAACTGCAAGAAAAGTGAAGGACAATGTCAAGAATACTGTAATTTCATGGAAACACAAGTGGGCTActgttcaaaaaagaaagaagcctgcTGCTTACATCCATTCTGA
- the LOC110300767 gene encoding beta-defensin 12, translating into MALSREVFYFGFALFFIVVEWPSGSWAGLEYSQSFPGGEFAVCETCRLGRGKCRRACIDSEKIAGWCKLNFFCCRERI; encoded by the exons ATGGCTCTGAGCAGAGAGGTGttctattttggttttgctttgttcttcatTGTAGTTGAATGGCCATCAG gGTCCTGGGCAGGACTTGAGTATTCCCAGTCATTTCCAGGAG GGGAGTTTGCTGTGTGCGAGACATGCAGGCTCGGCCGGGGAAAATGCAGGAGAGCATGCATAGATAGTGAGAAGATTGCGGGCTGGTGCAAGCTGAACTTCTTCTGCTGTCGAGAGAGGATCTGA